A genomic window from Lycium barbarum isolate Lr01 chromosome 4, ASM1917538v2, whole genome shotgun sequence includes:
- the LOC132636110 gene encoding uncharacterized protein LOC132636110, translated as MAQSLSPVAAATLTSLSTKKNARLRSLRVLAIHQRSDKELDTNVVSRRSLALGLAGAAVALNAGNKKANAAARRPPPPPPTEKKDPNVSGVLAKVLASKRRKEAMKESMAKLREKGKPVNEPSQ; from the exons ATGGCTCAGTCACTGTCCCCAGTTGCAGCAGCTACACTAACCTCATTATCAACCAAGAAGAATGCCCGTTTGAGGTCTCTTAGAGTTTTGGCTATCCATCAAAGGTCTGATAAAGAATTGGACACAAATGTTGTCTCTCGCAG GAGTTTGGCATTGGGCTTGGCCGGAGCTGCGGTTGCGCTGAATGCAGGTAACAAGAAGGCAAATGCTGCTGCAAGAAGGCCTCCACCACCGCCACCAACGGAGAAAAAGGATCCAAATGTCAGCGGTGTCTTAGCTAAAGTATTAGCTAGCAAGAGGAGAAAGGAGGCTATGAAAGAATCCATGGCCAAGCTAAGAGAGAAAGGGAAGCCTGTCAATGAACCATCTCAATAG
- the LOC132636111 gene encoding aquaporin SIP1-2-like: protein MGVIKAVIGDGVLTFLWVLCSSTIGFSTYFISSSFGVVNEMVSLFVTTLIVFLIFLMFGYLGDAFGGAGFNPTGNAAFYAAGLGHDSLLSAALRCPAQVAGAIAGSLAIMELMPKQYHHMLDGPALKVDVQAGAIAEGVLTFIITLMVFVVILRGPKSALLKNLLLTMVTVPLVVVGSKYTGPSMNPANAYGWAYLSSTHNTWEHFYVYWVSPFIGAILAAWIFRALFPPPVEQKPQKQKRN from the exons ATGGGTGTAATTAAAGCAGTGATTGGTGATGGGGTGTTAACTTTCTTGTGGGTTTTATGTTCTTCTACTATTGGATTCTCTACttacttcatatcttcttcttttGGTGTTGTCAATGAAATGGTTTCACTCTTCGTCACTACACTTATTGTTTTCCTTATTTTCTTGATGTTTGGTTATCTTGGTGATGCATTTGGTGGTGCTGGTTTCAATCCAACTGGTAATGCTGCCTTTTATGCTGCTGGTCTTGGTCATGATTCTCTTCTCTCTGCTGCCCTTCGTTGTCCTGCTCAG GTAGCAGGTGCGATTGCTGGTTCACTAGCAATAATGGAGCTTATGCCTAAGCAGTATCACCACATGCTTGATGGGCCGGCTTTGAAAGTGGACGTACAAGCCGGAGCTATCGCAGAGGGTGTCTTGACCTTCATAATCACATTAATGGTTTTTGTCGTTATCCTTAGGGGTCCGAAAAGTGCACTTCTCAAGAATTTGTTGCTCACTATGGTAACTGTTCCATTGGTAGTTGTAGGTTCAAAGTACACTGGACCTTCTATGAATCCAGCCAAT GCATATGGCTGGGCTTACCTAAGCAGCACACATAACACATGGGAACACTTTTATGTTTATTGGGTCAGTCCCTTCATAGGAGCAATTTTGGCTGCATGGATTTTTCGTGCTCTATTTCCACCTCCAGTAGAGCAGAAGCCTCAGAAGCAAAAACGGAACTGA